The window gtctgtagtttgcagagctGCAGCCAAACATTACACCGACCGGCTTACTACAGACTGTGTGGCTGCGGCATAGGACTCTGGTTCAGGTAGCTAGTCTGCCACAGATTCTAGGTGAGAACTAGGTCTGAACTGTGAGCCATTCAAACATGATTTAAACCATTGTGGCTCTGGCTAGCTGGTTTAGGGGCCTAACCTCTGAAGGTAAAACCCCTGGTCTCAAATAttttgcagcctccaacagttttccttccaggATGGCCCTGAATTTAGCTCCAACAGGTGGACTCTTCAGAttacatctaaaggttgcattgaatttgcattgcattgaaggGTAGCAGAGTCAAGGGggctgaaaatgttttcagattttatttgtgaaaattgTCACTATTCGTTTTCCCTCCTCTTCACAGTAACTCCCAACTTCCTGTTGCCCTTTCACATAatatcccaataaaaaaaagtgttttgtggCAACTtgctaaaatgttttgcaaggcgctgtaaCTTGTGTTTGAGAGCGCTACATCGTTACCTTCCAGTTTGGCCCCAGAGGTCCTCTGCCAGTTTCAACTGACTTGAACTTCGCCGGATCTTCATCAGGCTTGTAGTCCTGTGGAGAGATTTCATTTTTCAATAATTCATAACGTAgggcaaaaaaaacccaaaaaaaaaaaacctttacattCATGTCATAAACTTTTAAGTCGTGTCACAAAATATTGACAGCAATGCACAGTGATCGAAAACAAACGAGGGCGCAATTATTCAtgtgtgaaataaaagaaaaaaatatatgaattggAGCATATTTAGATTGAGCATTAGTCTATACTAGACTATATCCTAGTGAAACACTAGTCAACGAATCACTTATGGCCCATCACAGAGCTGAATCTGGTTCTATAGAAAATAACTAGCTGTATCAGGAAGAACATAAAGAGACACAGCGTGCACATCTAAAACACGAGCATAACATGACAAAAATGCCATTATTAAATACTagcgagtaaaaaaaaaagaaaaaaaaaaaaaaaaaaggaatggcTTTCAGATAATCAACGGCTCAAGGGCccagtaattttaaataaatcatgataCGCCTGCAGCTAAAAGATTCTTTTTCAGGGTTACTGGCCGACAGAAGGATGCCAAACAGAGAGAGAAATGGAAAGGCGCCCGCCCGCCCGACCGACAGCGCCGCACGCACGCAGTCACAATAATCTGGGTGTTTTAATGCTCCGAGCTCCAGCGCTACAAAAATACACCGCAGTACTAATGAGGTCTGCGAATCGATGTGCCGCGGTACACGCAGAGCAGCTACttctcaagtaaaaaaaaaaaaaaaaaaagaagagcctGCCTCGCCGTGCATGGAGTTCCGGTGCACGCCGCACAGTGAGCTTTAATTACGCTAACAAACTCATCTGTGCTGGCGGTACACCCCAGGCCCTGCAGTCATGCCCGAGGCTGAGGGCTGATAGGGCCCTGAGACACAACACGCTCCTTCAGCAAGGCAAACACGTCCGCCTCGTTAACTACCCGCAGCAAACaaacatgtacacacacacacacacacacagcaaccGGTGTTCCCCCCGCTCCGCCGCCAACCCATTTAATTGCACGCGCAGATAGCAGCGCCGAAATGAGGCAATGGGATGTCAGATATCAGCAATAATGTGCAACATCTTCAAATAAGATTTCAGAAGGCGCGGTAAACTAAAATTCGCTCTTTGTATTTCAAAACTACGTAACACCTCGGagcctcccaaaaaaaaaaaaaaaaaaaaaaaaaaaagttgccggCGCTCGTTCCGCCTGTAAACCAAAGAAAAAGTGACGGTATCATCCCGAGAGTCAGTTAATAACCAACAAGCGGGGAGAACAATAGTTTGCCATCAGTGCTGAATCACTTTCATCGAGCAGGAATGTCAAAACAACGCTTTTATTTCGCTCAGCAGTGAggagttttaaaataatgaaagcaCAGACTCTTGCAGTCAGACTTCATAGACCAAGAGGCTAACTTCTTTAGGCATAATATTCAAATTAAGTAGGAATTAAAAACAGGATTGGTTGAAAAGTCAGTAAGTATTATCAACCTCTAACGATGCTCTGGTAAGGATCCCATTTTATCACGTTACGCGTCCAGTTTCCCAAGCACAAGTTCAGCTTTAAACCAGTTTTACAAGGGACTCTAGATAAAGCCACTAGTAGCTCCACAACACAGCAGCAAACCTGATGAGTTTGTAGATCACATACAGTGGTAATTGTTGCTGTTCTAGTCAtccttaaatatttcagatcataagttaaaaaaaaaaaaaaaaaaaagatatgaaaGATAACCTAAGTGAatgcaaaaagctgttttcattcgATGAAGGGAAAAGCAGCCATCCAAACAATCCGGCCCAACCTAAAGTAATTTCCTCTGAACCAGATAACATCAAGCATTTGCAATAACTGGTAGCAAGGCTTTTAGGTTGCTGTGATTTTCCTCAttgctttgactaggccacaccaaaaccttcattcattcatttaaaagGTGGAATTGGTGTGAAACTCGCTGCTTCATAAGTCACATGAGCTTACAAGCTGATtgcattctccttcaggattttatACTTGAGGGAAGGAGTCATGGTTCCTTGAATTATACCGAGTCATCCTGGTCCTGAAGCACCGAAGAAGCTCAACCCCCAGAAGCACTTTTGATATTcctttctgaaatgagttttaTACCAGATCCAACACATTAATAAGCTTTCCAAACAGTGGAATTATTGTCTGGTTAGAGATCCTTTAGTTGctttttggtaaatgtgagacGGGCCTCTTTTCTTCTTGGGCAGCAGACATCGTCTCTGGGTTTGCTCACATTTTACTGCTGAACCATCAACACCGGCCCTCACTGACGCCAGCCAAGCCCACAGTGCTGTCCATTTTGTTCTAGGCGCGACCTCCTGGATGCGTCATCGTTCTATCCTTTAGCGAGTTTGGTTCCCACAGCTGGACGCTTTCTCCACATGTGGATCACTTCTCTCACTGTGCGGGGTTCCCGCCAGTGCCTTTCAGTGTAACGGACCGCTACGCCGTCGGTTGTCAAATTTACGCTGTAATTAGGCCGTTATGCTGACTTTCAATCAGTGTGATGGCTCTTTGGCTGACATCTGGGCTCCCTTTCTGcagggtcccccccccccacactgaCCCAGTCACATCCGCCCAAGTTGACGCACttcttccagcagcagcagcgcgcGGACACTCCcgtctcctccctgcagccgCTCACCTGACCTAAAtgatgagctgctgctggaagtctAGCATGTGGcaaacagccagaagaaaacaggcAACCCTCTATAGACAAGACAAACACTAAAGAGTTGTTCGGAGAAACTttcccaggcagacagacaagaaaaGAGAAATGCTGAACAGTGCggcgtgctaagctaacagtctgacacggatgtttgagaggaaaataaaaaggtcagTGAAGCTCCAGGATCTGCATGAGTGGAGTTGTGAACTTCCCGGACAGCAGAAGCAAACGCTAGCTGTTACTAGCATTATGGACGGGGTTCTGTCAGTCCTGGCTTCCCCCTTCATGCGGCGCCACGCAACGCTCTGGTTAGCGGTGCAACGAAACAAACCAGCGGCGCCGTTCCTCCATATTTACCGCTGCACTGACAGAAGATCCTGGTGGGAACCCGGCTGTGGTTCCCGATACCGTAATTCATACAGAGGCGTTTCCTTTTTGACACAGGTTTGATgcatagcattttttttccccctccataaattaaatatttgtaaaatgcttttgtttttgccctggttatctttgtctgaaactaaatgtttaatgaggcaaatatttttttaccaaaaaccccacaaaacaacagaaatttaaaaataaaaaaaaaaaaaaaaaaggggggccAAATGCTTTTCACAGCAATAACTTACTTTGTTTTACTGGAAAAGATGGATAGAAAGGTTTTAACTCATGCATCTTAAATATCACGTTTCATCTTAAATACCCCAGCTTCATATTGTTCCCACTTTGGTTTTCGGTTGCTTAAAAAGTATTTGCTATAACTTCTTAGAGTAGAAATTGAAGGTAGAGCCACTAGTCACCAGGATGCACTTCTCCTGTTCAACAGAAGGTCTCCTCCATGTTGCAGCAACTGCTTATATGTCTGACGCAACCAGTTAGCTTCCTGAGCAAAACGACTTGCAGGAAATGTccttttcataaaaaataaaaataaaaaaaacaatctaaacaTGAATCTACAGTCTGGATTGTATTTAGACTGAAtctaactgaaacatcattgtGTCCAAATGCTCTAAGCTGAAACGCATTTGACTGAGAAAGCCTGTGGTGATTCAGACGGTGAACGGCTAATTAGAACTACATTGtgattgaataaaaacagaagacgtGCTGTAATTAACTGGACTGAAGTGGAAAGTATGCACATTCATTTGCCTTGGGTTTTCTCCATAGCACACCGAGGTTAAATCCTCATACACTgaaaatatgaaccaaaagacaaatgaattaaaaaaaacagccaaattaTGAGCAGACTTCTACAATTCAAGCCTGGCTTCCAAAACAACAGTTTTGATTTTGATGAGCCAAACATCGACTAAACattaaagaagcaaaaacagacATCCCGTTTTTGTGAACTCGTTAGCACTAATTGCGCCTCCATTGTGCAAGTTAGACCTGATACATTCTAAAAGATAAAACCTCTGCCCACTGTGTCATAACAGCAAAGCGCATAGTCTGAACTTAAAGTGTAATAACCAAACATGTCCACATGGAGGCGCTGTGtctcaatgcatcacacgtgtacCTGAACATCTCTACTTACAGCGGCACACACTTGGCTTCTGTCTGCGATGTCAATGGGCACGACGGTTACGCTCCGCCATGTGGAGCCGTCCAGCTTGTGCACCTGTCAGAAAACAGCCAAATGTATCCGTCATCACCGGCGTTTTCTCGGGTTGCATTCCTCACATTACTTTTTGTGAATCGCTTGAAATGAACGCTCACGTTTTCTTGTGTTCCCATGTCTGGTTTGTGCCACGTCTCAATCTTAATGAAGAAACTGTCTTTCATATATTCATtctgggaaaaagaaaaaagaaacaaaatgcattaattatatatatatatacatatacatatatatatatatatatacagtaaacaaaaaaaaaaacatcttaaacttaGTTAAAAAGGTGAATATAAGCGTCCGTACCGTCACAACTGCATCAAGGTTATTCATGAGGGGAGAAAGAAGGGAAAGTTATTCATCTCCACAGataaacagactaaaaaaaatttattattggccaaaactaaaataataaaaactattttatcagaagttttgttttttttggacaaaaaacaacatgaagTACAATCAGAGGGAAACTCACTGGTTCTGCAGTAGGGGTAGGCGTTCCATGCTTTTTCATGGAATACCAAGGAGCCTTCAGGGGCTATGAGCCTGACAAAACCTGGGACTTTACTGTAGGGTGGGGGAGGAAAAGACGAGGGAAAGAACAGCTTCACAAGTGAGACAACACTGCCACTACCTGGTAGCACGGCTACATTACACCACGATAGAGGCCAAAACTGTTCCCCAAAGGTGGCTCATACCTCTTTAGATGGTAAATCTTGTGTGTGTACTGGCCTTTCTCCCCATCTTTCTCATAGGGTTCATTTTTGAGTACCTCTATGCCTTCACCACCGCCCGTTTCATTTTTACTTGCTTCTGCCACAGAAAAGAGCTGGCCAACTTGATACTGAGAAACAAACAGGATACCGTTAATATACGGCTGATTAACCTCAACCAAAGTCAACGTCTCTACAACACGAACGGCCCTAAACGTTTTAGCTGAATCCCCTGAAAAGAAATATTACCATTTCCCTGCGTGAAAGTAGGAATGTTAATGTAATTAGTTGCATTCACAGTGTTTTAAAgtgaatgttttattcattttattgcaGATTAATTAGAAAGCTTTACCATTGTTTAACAAACCACTGGAAGCTGTAATAATATCTCTactttttgctccttttgtgCCTTTCTACAAATTGTCTTGGAGGAATCTTGcagaaaacacattgaaacagaACCAGGACATAAATATTCTAGTGAGTaacataacaataaataaataaataaaaaccactCACCTCTTCAACACTACAGGGTAAAACCACTCGGCtgcaaaagagggaaaaaaaaaaaaaagggtgatgAGACTTGGTCTATATAGTCACTACACAGTAAGAAGCAATTCTGCTTTAAACATTGCAACTCTACATCAGTTTCAGTTTCAATatgcaaattaaacaaaacCTCGTATCATTTGCAGAGATCAGTGGAGTAGCAGGTATCTGGGTATCTACGAAATAAAACCAACTCCAAGCAGATCAGTTTTACTCACTGTAACCAAAACAGCGCCgcttgcaaaaagaaaaccaccataatcaaatgaaagaaaacgaaaaaaagaaaactgaaatctAAAATGAAAGATTTGACTTGATCCATTTCCGACTTCCCTCTAAATTTGTGACATGACACTGATTAAAACTAATGACGGATATCCATTAATCAGGCGCAGCATAATGATCACTTACAGGCAAGGTGAACACCACGCACCATCTGTGATTCGCTGCACGCGTCAGTGGGTGTGGATGAAAGGTTTACTTGCTGACTAATATATCTCAAAGTTAATGtgtcagaaaaaagaaaaatggatttAAGGGAGTTTTACAGGGCCAAATTGTAATGACTTTATAACTGGATCGGAACATCAATGGTAAGTATAAATCAGAAACAGCCCAAGGAACTCGTACCGAGGGTCACTGATGCCTGTGTGGAGTCAGCCGGCCCAGATGGTCTGaccccaacagaaccagctaCTACAGACCAATCAGGTGATAAAGTTGATTTTGATGGAACGGTGTCATCAGAATCAATACATCAGCAGTACGTCTTTGTGATGTGCACCACAACAGAGATCCACGCGTTGAATCGACCGCTACATTCCCAAGATTTCAGCCATCTGTGGGATGTGCCGGACCAACAGGTCTGATTCATGAAAGCTTCACCTAGCAACTTACAGGACTCAGAGTGCTGCTACGACTAACCTGGGTCAGAAACAGCACACCTTACTGGGTCTAGTGGACTCCACCCTATGAAACATCCCAGGTCAGGGGTGTTTCTGTCGCTAAAAGGCTGTCTGGGATCAACAGAACCTTAGACTGATGCTCATAGTCAGTGACGAGTCCAGTGAGCCAACGTTCAGAGCGTGGCGAGTGGTCCGGCCAGATTTTTCACAACGCGCATTTCCAGGCCTGTGTCGGTGACGTCTGAAGCCTGGAGAGGCGGCTGTAGTCTGCGACTGATTCAAGAAGCGAGTCGCTGGGTTGCGTGTGAATCGAAGGGGCAGCTAAACGCCGCTCATACTCCCGTCACAACTTCTCGCAGCTTTCACTGCTGAGTCATGGGTTCGGCTCTAGCTTGGAATGGACCTTTTTTTAAGTCGATGAGGCTTTACCTGGTTGAATAAAGGTCATCATCATAAGCTCAGTTACAAGGTAATGTAAGCAGACTTATCACAACCCTCAACCTTTCCCTTTCAATTCAGCTATGGTTTCATAAAGACAGATTAAAATCATGCTAAGATCATAGACAAATTTTGTTTATTGACAGCACTGTTCATGTATTTAGCTTAAAGCTTCTAAAGTCTTTAGACAAGTTTCACATGCATTTCTGCTTTATAGTTGACTTAAAGCCAGCGTatatttaccgtatttttcggactacaaATTGCTCCAGATTATAAATCtgatcagtcaaaaaatgcgtcaaaagaaggggggaaaacataagtcgcaccggactataagtcgtATTTATTTaggaatttatttcacacaatccaagaataaaaactgacatttaatctggtaaggaaACTTATTCCATTACACAACTGCAtccacaacaggctgaataatatgAAACATACCTGAGAGGTTCAgtggggtaaattagcacatTTCAGCGTAACGAGCCGCTACACGGAAAGTTCTCAAGATTACGCtaaaattagaccgtgagcgtaacggtgctacatgctaagctaacagtatgacacggatgtttgaaAGCAACATAAAGCTTACGCACATCAGGACAAcggacctgtaagctagcgctagctgtcaTTAGCTTCACAGAAAGCCCAATACCCTGGTTCTGTGTCGGTCTGGAGCTACAACACGCAACGCTCCGCTGCCTGAATGCAGACAGAAACAGCGAGGCATTGTGTctttgtctataagttaatgtttcatttcatttttaagtggtacaggagcagcatatagttttcagcGTCCTCTTgcggctatagacggtaatgtttactacttggtccgtgttggtcagtatgatttaccGTTTATAATTGATATACAAGTCACAGctgaatataagtcgcaggatcggccaaactatgaagaACTTATAGTCCAACTTATAGTCTCCGGGCGGAGACGGCGTCACTCTCATGACTTTATTTAACACAACACAGAGTTGCTGTCTTCTGAAGAACCACATCCACTCATCACTTCATGATGTTAAGCTCTAGCTTGCTTGGGTTTCACAACAAGACGTCGGGTCAAAGAAAAGCAGCAAGTCTGgttcaataaatcaaaatttgAAACGATTTTAGTTCTTTTAAAACACAGACACCCTTGTTTAAAATACTTACTAAGGACCATACcatgacttccattcattttcaaccttttCTATGGCCTGACCCTTCACCAGTACCTAACCCTAACTCACACCCCAGTCCTAAACGTAACCCCTagcccaggaaaaaaaaaaaaagtcaggacttgaatatgactgtaataCTGTTTTATGACCATAATCGGGCTAATCATTCCAGAAAAACCCCTTCAGTGTGATTGATTTAAGACAAATCCATCCACTGGGACGCAAACGACAGAGTGCCATTTATCACACGTGGCAGCAAAGCCATTCAATATGTTTAGGGTGGGGATGTTactagtttttttgtttctccacACAACGGGCCAGGTTTGTTTCAATAGATCCCTCCCCCACCCCAcaaatttgctttttgttaactCGGGTTACTTTTGTCTGATACTGTACTCGGCTTGATGACGGGAACTGAAAAGAGCGGCAAAAGTTATACTTATTATGACCAACTGTGCTTACGTTTCTTACATCAGACTTGTTCATGAATACAAACCCAGTGAGGAAACTCACCAAGGTCCCACTTTCAAAACGAGAAGAGAAGTAAAGGAAAAACTACTCCTGGTGTGGTCGGCATTCTGCTGACTACAGCAGGAGTAGACGAGGCTCACGAGAACCAGATAGAAAAGTCAAAGTCAATTACTTTGAA of the Fundulus heteroclitus isolate FHET01 chromosome 12, MU-UCD_Fhet_4.1, whole genome shotgun sequence genome contains:
- the LOC105939201 gene encoding phosphatidylinositol transfer protein beta isoform isoform X2, with amino-acid sequence MVLIKEYRVVLPCSVEEYQVGQLFSVAEASKNETGGGEGIEVLKNEPYEKDGEKGQYTHKIYHLKSKVPGFVRLIAPEGSLVFHEKAWNAYPYCRTIVTNEYMKDSFFIKIETWHKPDMGTQENVHKLDGSTWRSVTVVPIDIADRSQVCAADYKPDEDPAKFKSVETGRGPLGPNWKEELASKSDCPKMCAYKLVTVKFKWWGLQTKVENFIHEQEKRIFTNFHRQLFCWIDKWVDLNMDDIRRMEAETQRELEELRRKGDVRGTSAADE
- the LOC105939201 gene encoding phosphatidylinositol transfer protein beta isoform isoform X1 translates to MFGFAGHFVLKCINPSENFFFFHFISGRVVLPCSVEEYQVGQLFSVAEASKNETGGGEGIEVLKNEPYEKDGEKGQYTHKIYHLKSKVPGFVRLIAPEGSLVFHEKAWNAYPYCRTIVTNEYMKDSFFIKIETWHKPDMGTQENVHKLDGSTWRSVTVVPIDIADRSQVCAADYKPDEDPAKFKSVETGRGPLGPNWKEELASKSDCPKMCAYKLVTVKFKWWGLQTKVENFIHEQEKRIFTNFHRQLFCWIDKWVDLNMDDIRRMEAETQRELEELRRKGDVRGTSAADE